From Halapricum desulfuricans, a single genomic window includes:
- a CDS encoding NCS2 family permease — protein sequence MVRETLADYFGFEEHGTDLRTEIVAGITTFLAMSYIVVVNPAIMTMFPGEDGKPGIAIEGYTPGEVQQMLTVVTILAAAVAIFVMAFYANRPFGQAPGLGLNAFFAFTVIGQLGVPWETALAAVVVEGVIFIILTAIGAREYIIKLFPQPVKFGVGTGIGLFLGIIGLQEMGIVVNDPATLVTLGNIASSPLAILSVVGLFFTLALYVRGFPGSIVIGIITTTLAGIVLTFVGVVSPGVVAGEFVKNGSFQPSAFTGAQYDITPLVGAFIEGLQNVEGLTFALIVFTFFFVDFFDTAGTLVGVGQAGDMLDEDGNMPDIDKPLMADAVGTTAGGILGTSTVTTYIESATGVEEGGRTGMTALVIGILFLLALVVVPLATIIPLYASHIALVVVALLMLRNVVDIQWNNLTHAVPAGLTIIIMPLTYSIAYGIAAGIISYPIVKAANGEWRDVHVGQWLMAAAFVLYFYVRTSGILEATV from the coding sequence ATGGTACGGGAGACACTCGCGGATTACTTCGGGTTCGAGGAGCACGGGACCGACCTCAGAACGGAGATCGTCGCCGGGATTACGACCTTCTTGGCGATGAGCTATATCGTGGTCGTGAATCCGGCCATTATGACGATGTTCCCAGGTGAGGACGGGAAACCGGGGATCGCGATTGAGGGGTACACGCCCGGTGAAGTCCAGCAGATGCTGACAGTCGTCACGATACTGGCTGCCGCCGTCGCTATTTTCGTGATGGCGTTCTACGCGAACCGGCCGTTCGGCCAGGCGCCGGGCCTGGGTCTGAACGCCTTCTTCGCGTTCACCGTCATCGGGCAACTTGGCGTCCCCTGGGAGACGGCGCTTGCCGCTGTCGTCGTCGAGGGTGTAATCTTCATCATTCTGACGGCGATCGGCGCACGGGAGTACATCATTAAACTGTTCCCACAGCCGGTGAAGTTCGGTGTCGGAACGGGGATCGGGCTATTCCTCGGGATCATCGGGCTACAGGAGATGGGTATCGTCGTCAACGACCCTGCGACACTCGTCACCCTCGGTAATATCGCATCTAGCCCGCTTGCCATCCTCTCTGTCGTTGGACTATTCTTCACGCTCGCACTGTATGTTCGTGGTTTTCCGGGATCGATCGTTATCGGGATCATCACGACGACGCTCGCTGGTATCGTGCTGACGTTTGTGGGTGTCGTGAGTCCGGGTGTCGTGGCCGGTGAGTTCGTGAAAAATGGCTCGTTCCAGCCATCGGCCTTCACCGGAGCGCAGTACGACATCACGCCGCTCGTCGGCGCCTTCATCGAAGGGCTCCAGAACGTCGAGGGGCTGACTTTCGCGCTGATCGTCTTCACCTTCTTCTTCGTCGACTTCTTCGACACCGCCGGGACACTCGTCGGCGTCGGACAAGCCGGTGATATGCTCGACGAGGACGGCAATATGCCCGATATCGACAAGCCGCTGATGGCCGATGCCGTCGGTACGACCGCCGGTGGTATTCTCGGCACCTCCACAGTGACGACCTACATCGAATCGGCGACTGGCGTCGAAGAGGGTGGCCGAACCGGTATGACCGCGCTCGTGATCGGGATCCTCTTCCTGCTAGCGCTAGTCGTTGTCCCGCTTGCGACGATTATCCCGCTGTACGCGTCTCACATCGCGCTCGTTGTCGTCGCACTGCTGATGCTTCGCAACGTCGTCGACATTCAGTGGAACAATCTCACACACGCGGTCCCAGCCGGACTGACGATCATCATTATGCCGCTCACCTACTCGATCGCCTACGGGATCGCCGCCGGGATCATTTCCTATCCGATCGTCAAAGCCGCGAACGGTGAATGGCGAGATGTCCACGTCGGTCAGTGGCTGATGGCCGCGGCGTTCGTGCTGTACTTCTACGTCCGCACCAGCGGGATTCTCGAAGCAACTGTCTGA